The stretch of DNA AGTGGAGCCATTAGAGGAGCTCGCCTCTGACTTCCAGCGGAGAAGAGACTGAGCTCAGATGAGCAGTAAGGTCATTAAGTGACGAAAGGGAAACTATGAGCAGACACATTTCATTCAGGACAGCAGACAACTTTAATATTGTGGAGCACCTTCTCATATTGTCTTATAAAAAGACCAACTCATCTTGACTTCAGAGATCTAGTTAGTCATTGGCACCTTCTGTAGATTCAAGGCATTGAATTGCCAACCAAATCAAGACATGGTGCCAACGAAGATGACAGATCTACAGTAAACGAGATTATATGACAAAGCCATGAGCAGTGCTTTGCACATGATACGTATAGATTAACACATGATAATAGTCATGTTGACTAGTGATCGACTACAATGATCACAAAATACAAGAACTGTCACACCGAAATCAATTTTTCCCCTCAATTATGGAACGCTTCAAGTGGTTGAGGGTCTATAATTTATGCCTCCGTTTGGTTGGATTTAGTGCTTGAGAGATGCATGTGAAATTATTTGCATCAGATAATCTAAAATCTAGCGTTAAATTAGGGAAGAAGACAGTGTTACCGGTTGGTCGCGGGTTCCTGTCTCCCTTCTGTTCTCTTCTTGAAAGGGAAGTCGGCCTTCCTTGCCGCCTCGGTGCTGCCGACGGAACGCCTGAATCCGAACAGGATCCGACTCGATCTGCCTCTTTCGTCCCGGGGGATGTTTCCCGGCATCAGATTCCGGCGTAGAAGATGCGGAATGATGACGATGAATCTGAGTCGAGAACATTCTCTCCGGTTTGGGGGCAACGGGGTCGGGGCGAGCAGCGGTCCGCGGCGGCGACGTTGACGGTGGAAAACGACGCCGGGAGGAGCTCAGCTGTCCGTTCCAGGCAGCAAACCCACGATTCCAGTGGGACCCAATAAAAAAAAACCGTCAGCACTCGTCATCAGTATATTGTGCCGGTCATTGTCATATTATCGTCTATAGCTAATTATCTTTCGCGTTTCAATTTTCACGCTAAAAAAAGTTGTATTAGCTATAGTTATATTGGTCCATTTATCCGGATGATattaattttactaataaaaataaaataataattttaatattcgatAGCAGATGACATCGAAGGTGATAAACGGTGACATCACTAACGTTGACATTGATGTAGTTGTCTTACCGCATCCGATGACAATGAAGTATGCGCTCACTTGATGTCACCTACCTCCACGAGGAGGACATCATTGATCTTATCGTTACCCGCCTCATGTGTTTTGCATCTTTATCGATGTTAACGTAGTTGCCAAGCAGCAACTGCTATGTCAACGTCGACACAAATGGTGGTGGTCATTGTAGTGTCTACGATAAAGATGATGCCCACCTCATCGTTGACTCATTGGATGGATCCTAATCTCGATCCGAAGCTAGAGTCGTCGAAGCTCCTATCGCTCCCCCCACTGTCATATTAGTTCTAGTATCACCTCTGGCCAAACGATCCTTTCACTGCTCAGTAATTACGTCAGCATCAATGCAAATATAACCCTAACACTAATGCAGAGTCATAAATCATAGACCCTCAATCACATGATTGTGGTGGTCATTCGTTTCCCACATGCAGCGTTCCATAATTGTGGGAAAATTTTGATTTTGGTGTGACATGTATTTTATGATCATTGTAGTCTATCACCGGTCAACATGACTATTGTCATGCGTTAAGCACTACACATGACCATATAGTCTGGTTTACTATAGATTTGTCATCTTCATTGCGAACATGTTTTAATATGACTAACAATTTAACGCCTTGGTATATAACTGTTGATATATCATTTTCCACCCATGTCGCTCTGCATCTACGTCGACGTCGACATGTATATCATTCAATAACTACGTCAGCATCGATGCAGATGTAGAACAATGTGATTCAGGCGGTGCACTCCTCGTTAAGGCGGATGGTATCACGATAAGAGCAGACCTTATCGTTGTTGAAAGTAGCTAGGCAGCTGTGTCAGTGTTAACACCAACAACATCGTAATCTATCGTAGAgcggtaaaattatctttttacatttTATTTTCGTGTTTCTATAAGTAAAACTAATATCGTTAGGATGAATAAATCTAAATGTCTCACATTCGTAATTATAGGAATATCaatctaattttttaaaatataaaaatagaaaCATTAAAGGTAATTGGCTATataagataatctataattaaccttcAGATTTAATTTAAAGAAAGATAGCACCAGCTCTACAGTATATAGAGCTATTTCTTGGGTTGCTGGTGAGGATGGTTATTGTGCATGAAATGAAATAGGTGGTGTGACAGTGCGGAGCTGTTGAAGTCAACAAATAATTAAGGGGAAGTTGCTGTCTAGCTGAGGATATAAATGCTGCTTTGGAGGACAGAAGTCCAAAGTTGCGTACTGAGACGGATGTTAAATATTTGGATCGAATCTTCCTCAAGCAGGATTTAGCTGCCAAGTCAAAGTGAGGAGGTCAAGGGTTCGGTGCCACCTGCATATCAGTATATTTTGCTGGTATCATAAAACATCCATCAGATCATAATAATTAAGATCAACTATTGTTTACTCGATACCGCCTTGGTTGCTCTCGAAGGTTTCTTCTTGTGCATGTGGATCCGAACCAAGTTGGATCAATTAACTATCACCTATATCATCTCCCAATATTTTGATGTAAAAAAAAGGATCCTAATCTTTCCCCTCGGTAAAAATGCTTACCTATATGATGGTTCTTGCAGAGGTCATTGGCCGTGACCTTTATCGCTCTCGAACACCCGAACATCTACGATATCCCATGGTCAACGCCAACGAATCTCACCATCCTCAATTGATAGATTTCATATATTAAACTCTTTGGGCACAAATCCAACTGATGTCTAAAGGATATGTGTTTGGAGTTTCATCAAATAAAAGAAGTAGATTCATCTACTTCAGCCAAATCCCCCTTTGCCCAGTGAAAGAGTCATCGATTCCCTCAAAGTTTCAGCCATTGACCTTGGATCCCCCTACTATACTTTGAGCACAAATCCAACGAATAGATTCATTTGATTCCACTTCAATTAAATCCCTCTATGCCCAAAAGATCAAGGAGGCATCGATCCGCCGAAGTTTTCATATATCGACCTTTGGAGGCGTTCCATGGAGGCATAGGTCTCATGAAACATATAGCAATTTTTGGTGCTCAGATGACCCTTTATGACAATACATTTTGTGCTCAGATTAATCTTTATCACACGTCAAATATACTAATGTGCCGTGCCATACCTTCCCTATGACACTAGGGGGCATGACCTGTGAGCAGTATTCTTTTATCTTCAATCACTCTCGGTGAGCTTCTTTGACCAGCCGGCTAAGGAATTGGAGTAGGACTGTTATCCTCTTGACAGTCGACAAGCTAAGAAGGAGATGCTACGGACTTCACCACCAAATGAGGCTTATCACCAATGCGCATAGCTCGGTCCTCACGCGCCTGAAGGCTCATTTACATCAGCTTCCAACGCTTCATTTTTTGACTAATCCAGTTAGTAATATTTTGTTGTCGTGGAATCCTTTGAGAAAATTGTGATAACTCATGTATCCAGAGATTAGCCTCAAAGGCTAAATAGTTGTAAAGTtgaaattttctttctttctggaAATCAGGTTTTCTCTCTGTGTTCCTTCATGTGCTAGGCTGCTGTGATGAATAGGGCACTGGATGTATAGGCCAACAACATCTGAGGCACAAAGCAAGGCTGCTAAAGATTGGCAAATAGCAGGACGCTGCTGAATGCTCAATATTAGACAAAATTTTTTCCTTTAGCCAGCTTGGAGATTTGAGCCCATGTATCCTGTAATCATCATCTCTCTAAGATTAGAATGTGACTGGAGACCTtcaagaatctatttatgttcaCAGGCTGAACTTTCCTCGAGTCACAGCATGATGGAGACCTTTGATGCAAAGTCACTTCTGAAGCTCGTTCATGGCCCTTAACCATCCTACATCGAAACGTTTCTGATGCTGGAGACAATACTCTTAATTATGAAGAGTTTCAATTGCTGATCCCAGCTATGACAGAAATTGCTTTACATCAGCATTTATGAACGACTTGTTCAAGTTTTTCTGCAACTGCAAATGCTTAGAGTGCCACAGATTCAGCCATTCTAGATATTAAAGCAAGCAAAATAACTTGAGGAGCTATTCGATTTCATTGCTAGCGAACTGTAGATAAATCCACCGGAAGCTCAGAAAGTATCAACATCTGCAAGCGTTTAAGATCTTCCAAAACCTCTTCAACATTCTGCAAGCTAATGAAACACTGTGGATCACAAACTTGTTATTCTTCCTCTCTTAATAAATGACTTACTTGAAAGATCATCTACTAAGTTCCCACTGTCTACTCCATCAGAGTGAGCAAACCACAGGGCCATCCAAAGCTACGGTACTAGATCTTTCTCAAAGCAGTAATTCTTTGGAAACAAAGCATATAAAAAATAGGATAGATTCAGATGTGCATGCAGCTGTCATATATGTtccaacttttgaagttttggtcaCCAAATGCTTCTTTAAATAATTCCCAGTTCTCAGATTTATTGTCACCTATACTTTTTGCCATGCTTTCAAGCCTGGCTGTCGCTAGAATTCTGCTTCCTCATTCCTAGAATAAAACAGGGTGGCAAGGTACTCCAATGAATTATTGAAACCCTCCCACACATCATCCAAGATGATCAAAATCCACTTGTCCATCATCCCCTTGGTAAGAACATCCAAATTTCACCCTAAATAATAGATCTGTGAAGATTACCAAGGAGCTCGATTTCATTTACTCCCAGAAAACAAAACCACCATAGGAAAACCACCTAAAACTCTGGTTTCATCTGTAAGTTGACAAGACTAAATTTCAACTGACAATTAAATACTAAGAGAACGGCCATCTAAATATAGGAGCATTCCTAATTGAAGAAACTAACAGGACACATTAATATTTATTGTAAGCCACAGCCAGTGTTCCCTGTCCAGTGACAAATCAAAAAGAATTGCAAGCCAATGATGATAATTGAACTGAATcctgcaaggaaaaaaaaaatcaaggataCTGTTGTTAAAATCATGAACCACCTTCTGAATGATACTGTCTAGGTTGAACAAGAAATTATAGAATGTAAAGTTTCCTAGTTGCAATGGATCAAGTAAAAAAATGCTATAGAAAACAAATGATATTGTCGACTTGTGGTATATCAGTGGCGAGCATATGGAACTGATGCAATTCAAAATTAAGTTTGAGAAATCAATAACTTTTTCATAAAAGTTATTGGCTGTCATGGTCAATAATATAAAAAGAAGATGCAAAGCAATTTTTGAAGTAAAAGTCAGGAGATGAAAAAGATCTGATACTGTACTAGTTTAAGTCAAAAACTCAATTGTGGGTTAACTTGCAAACACATTCCTTAATTTACCAGACTTGACAAACCTCATATCTCGATTTTAAATTCCAATCAAGCATAAGACATCCATCAAGGGAGAGGAAGCCTCCTTCATGTATTCAATGTATGCTTTTCCACATTGGACAATATCATTTTTCAGCGGCAAGGTAAAGTTTAATTCTTGCGGTAGCTAATGACCTCATTTCTGTCAGATCGAGAATCCTGAAATGTCATAAAGAAAACAAACTAATATCAGAAAAGGATATATGATGAATCCTATTCAGAAATCTGAAGGATACTAGTTAATCATCATCCTACATACATAGCTATGATTCTTAGGATAAATGGGCTTGTTACATGTAGCAGCCCCTGGCATGTAACTTATCAAGAagaaaatttcaaagtatgaagcAGCAAAACTTCTATTAAGCTTCAGAAAGGATTAGATAGCCCCCGTAAGGATTAAATAAGGGGATAGCCATTATTACCTCTAATACAAAATTTCAGAGCTACGTGAAACTATTGTGACAGATTGAGACAATTGCTGGAATATAGAAAACTGGCAAACTCCCACTAAAGAAACCAAAGAGAAGCTTCCACAGGGTCAAAATGAAATCTCTATTTAGCTATGACATACATTTCCTCCAAAGGAAGCAGATTTGGACATCAACTTGTAACAAAATATTGTTAAAACTTAAAATTTTAGGTTGTCGCCAGAAAATTTGACAAATCATAATATCAATTTAATCTCTCTTCTGACAAGAAAATCATTCTTTTAGGAGAAATTGCTCCTCCTCTCCTACTAATTCTCACTTCTGTGAAGAAACATACTCAGAATGTAGAAAGCAAGTAAACAGAAGATAGCCTGAGCAGAAAGTTTAGTTTGGGCATACAACTAGCATAGCTATggcataaaaaattaatatacggTTTTAAACAGGAGTTCATTAAATCCGTAGTCCATTCTACCACCACATCTCATTCTGGTAAAGAAGGCATACCTCACAGACTCCCCAAGTCCTCAGTGTGCAACTACGGCAAAGTTCCTTCCACCTCCCTCCACATCTCAGCATTTGTGGGGAACTTCTCCTTCACCTTTGCAATAATATCCCTAGCCTCCTCAAACTTCGAAGTACTAACAAGCCCATTCACAAGCTCCCTCATAAGGGAAAAACATGGCACCcaattcctctccatactcttccTACACACTTCCAAAGCCATCTCAAAAGCCCCACCTTTGCACAGAAAGTAAATCAAACTGAAGTAACACCTGCTCTCAGGGACCAATCCTCTCTTATCCATCTCCCTGAAAAGCACCTTCGCCTCATCCAAGCACCCCTCAATGCAGAACCCCAAGATGAGATGATCATAGGTGACCCAATTTGGCTTCATGCCCCTCATTCGCATTTCCTTCAGTAACTCCTTGGCCTCATTGCTTTTCTTCAGCTTGCATAAGCTCAGAATCCTAACATTATAGATTGAGAGACCGGCATGACATTTATGCTTCTTCATCAACCACAGAACCTTCCTAATATCATCAAATAACTGCTCGCGGTAAAACCCAGCAAGCGCAACGCTGAAAGTCGTCAAATTTGGCTTTATTCTCATCCGAACCATCTCCTCCAAGACGGAAAAGAAGCATCTTGACGATCCCGATTCGCAAAATGCTTTAATTACGGTGTTGTAGGTGTCGAGATTAGGGTTTATACCGTAGGAAatggtaaaatcgtagaagattctCGGGACCTCGGCGTGTTTCTTGGACAGGATGCAGGCGAAGAGGAGAGCGTTGAGAGATCGAACAGACGGGGTTTGGGATGCTTCGAATGTGCGGAGGGCGTCCGGGAGCATGCCGGCCTGGCCGAAGAGGACAATGACGTGGGGACGGGCAACGGCGGCGGAGGTGGAGGAGAGGAGGCCGTCGAGGAGGGATCGGACGGAGGTGGGGGAGCCAGCGGCCGAGAGGGAGGAGACGGCGAGGGAGAGGGCAGTTCGATCGGGGTAGGAGTTGGGCGAGAGTGCAGCGGCGCGGCAGATGGAGAGAACGCGGGCCGGGTCCTTCTCGGAGCGGAGAAGTGAGAGGGCAGCGACGGCAGTGATGGGTTCGGCAGGGTCCGCGGTCGGGGCAGCGGAGAGGCGGCGGGGGAGGGGGAGGCCGAGAGGAGGGAGGCAGCGGCAGAGCCTGACGAGCAAAGCCATCGCAACGATTGGGTCGGTTACAAGGTGGGTAACGCGAGCCGGCCACAACTCCATGAGTTATAGAACGCATCTTGATGACATCAAAACAGACAGATACTTGCACAGATTTTAAAGCATACCTTCCTTTGTCCGAAGAAAGGAAAGCCAAAAGAAGCAGAAAGGAATGGCTTCGCAGATCTGATATATGCCTTCGGCTTCCTGCCATCCTTCCGCACCTTCCACATAAAAACTAAcaggcagctgccaccgccgcccaTTCGAGCCGGCAATGCCCACCGAACTCAGCTCGCCGCCAACCCTGTTCATCTCGCGGCCGGTCCATAGGACCCTCACCAAGCGAGTCGTCAAGCTCATCTGCTCCGCCTTCCTATCCCTCCTCCTCGCCGCCTGCGTCCTCCTCTTCGTGCTCTGGCTCGCCCTCCGCCCCCACCGCCCCCGCTTCCACGTATCCTCATTCTCCGTCACCGGCCTCTCCGCCAACGGCTCGGCCCCTCTCACCTTCTCCTTCGAGGTCGCGGTCCGGAACCCCAACCAGGAGATCGCCGTCTCCTACGACTCGGTCTTCGTCTCGGTCTACTACCGGGACGACCGGGTCGGGGCCGCGGCAGCCCCGGCGGCGGGACCGTTCTTCCAGCCGCCGAAGAACACGACGGTGATAAGCGGGAAGGCGGCGGGGGTGGCGCCGGCTGCGGCAGCGGGGACGGTCGCGCGGGAGGCGAGGGCGGGCTCGGTGGTGTTCCGACTGCAGCTGGCGTCGGTGGTGCGGTTCAGGATGTCGACGTGGGACACGCACCGGCACCACCTCCACGTTAGCTGCGACGTGGAGGTGGGGCCCGACGGGCTCATCACGGTGGGCTCCAAGGACAAGCGCTGTTACATCTATTTCTTGTAGCCGCATGTACTTccatcaaaaataatatatattgcaaaaataatatattacaaaAGGAACTTAcatgagttatatatatattacaaaaataatatatatatatatatatacagtaatTACGTAATTACTGATAGAAGAACAACATTCATGCTCAAAGGGGTGAAACATTTGTTGGATGCAACATTTTACATATGCCACAGAGCTGCATTATTGCTATAGTAGACACTATTGAGAGGGTAAATAAGTTGGAGAGGAAGAAATagtaatgtcaaaataattatgcaTGTCAAGAACAGTGAATTCAAGTGCCAGATTATTAAATGTCTCAAACAAGATTAACATAACTACACGAACAAGGTATGTTTCCGAGAGTACACCATGATTTATTTAAGATACGAACAATACAGCAAGTTCTAGTCGCACGCTATACAACAAACGATACGAAAACAAGCACCGTAAAGACGAGATGGATTTAGTTTTAATTTGGGGTTATCAAATGCGGAAAAATGAAGAGCCAAGCACAGATGTATGGTTTCTGCCCAAGTTGAGCCCTCTAAGACATTCCAGATTCATCACCTCAGAGTGGTCGACAAAAAGATTCACCTGTTGGAAAAATTACATGATCCAATTTAGCAGAGTTCTCTGTTATGAGAGTTTGGTTAGATCAGGTGAAAGAAAGGGGAAAGTGTATTACCCTTGGTCCGTAGCGCTTGACGAACCACTCTGAAGTCTTACCACTGGATGCTTCGAACATGGTTTTCTCCAGTCCCAAGCGACCTATGATTTTTGCAATAATGTCTGATCTGAGAGAGTCAGCATACTTGCAAATGTCGTCGGCGTCGATCATAATCATATCAGCCCCAGCTTCCAAGCATCGCTCGGCCCTTCTGATTAACAAATCAACATCTTCAATGATTTCTGTGAAACAAAAAAACCGTGGAATGATGATGCAAAAAAACCTAGAATAGAATCTTAAAGAAAGGAATACAACCTCGTCAATCATACATGGTACATGGTTTGGCCTGTGGCTTAGTGAATCAGAGGTTCCAATTCTAGCAATAAAATTTACAGTCTATTGCAGCTTTAGCATTTTATTTCTAACTGTTTAAGATCGACAAAAAGAAATAGCATTCGAATCTTAGACAAGGAAGCCAAGGACAAATTTGCATCTGTGCCAAGGTGAAACAGAGGTTCCAACTCAAGCCTTTGGAAGCAACAAAAGTTTTTTATAGTCTCTACTTTGTCAAAATACTATTACAACTTTAACATTTTTATTTAACTGTTTAAGATCGATGAGAAACAAATAGCATTTGAAATCTTAGACAGGGACAAATTATCTTCAAATCTCAACAAGTAGCTACTGGTGTATATCTAACCACTGAAAGCTTAAAAAGATCAAATGACTGTTTACAAGAAATCCAAAGGAGAAACGTAAGATGTATACCAACTGAATATTTTTTTGAAGTATATTGATATGCCATTTATGGAATACGATCCACATATTCATGCATTGAACTTAAGCCTTCATGCATAACTTTCCGATGCTAGCTTTGAAATGAGTGGTGAATGAAAAGACTGTAGTATAGATAGGCATTTTATGGGTTAAAAATAAAAACAGAATCTTAGTTCTGTGTCTATGATTTTACGACCTTAAAGTTTGCTAGACCTGCAATTACACAAAATAGCTTGTGTGGATCCAATTGTCATAATAAGCTATTGCACTTCCAGGTTGCTATTCCAAGTTGCCACAGGCAATCTGATTCTAATTACCTGAGCTTGGGGGAACAGGAGCTATATAGGCTCCAAAAGCTCTATCTCCAGTTACGGGAATATCAGACCTGTCAAACTTTACTGAAAACTGTGGCTTGGCTTTAAGGCCCCCACCCTTGATGAGACGAACAAATCTCAAAAGTGCTTCTTCAGGAAGTTTCAGTGATCCAGCATTTAACTCGATTGTGTCAAACCCTAGATTTTTGCAGTCCTGTAAATGCACAAATGCAAAGTATTTAATTTAAATGGAAAGAAATAAAGAGGATAAAAGATAAAATCGGAAAAGTTGCATACCTCAACATATTGTTTGAATGAAGAAGGGCCTTTGCGAAGCAGATGCTCTGACCAATCACCTGTACTAACATATATGTTGTGTCTGTGTGCCAATTCTGTTATTTCCCTAATAAATTCCTTTGGCATCAAACTATGTGAGCCTCCTGAGAACTTCAAACCATCGACAAACTCTCCCATGGATTCCAAGATGTCCTACAAGTAGTCATCACAAGTCTTTTTCAAAAACCTAGCATGGCTTAATCGATGATGAtcggatattaaaaaaaaaaagagggggaaAATCCACTAAATACACTAATTcttatcatatatattatataccatGATGTGTTAAGCCAAATTTTCACAATCATGATAAACTTTATTCAAGTTAATCAGCAACACGAAGCACCATACAAtttaaagaaaagaaattatGTTTATGAAAAGGATTCTGCAAGCCTGCAACAGACTAGGAAGTAGGAAGTAGCTTCAACACCATTTAAATAATATGTGAGCAAACATAGAACATTAGGTTGACATACTATTGAAAAGACATGAAAAGAATAAGCCAACAAGAACTTTTTCTTAATGGCAACAAAATTTCCCTCATAAAGTAACATAACGGACCAAAGAAGTTGCATAAAAGGTGAATCAGGATCAGCAACATAAGAGTACTACTATAATATCAGAAAATTACTGGTATCAAGGAAAACTAACTTCAGTAATCAACGTAACAACGGATAGAAACTACATATGCTTCACAATTTTACCATAAAACTAGTTTCTGCAAATGGTTGAGTTTGAAATTAATAAGTTTCTCAATAAATTTGAGATCTACACTGAGAAGGAAATTGCTGTATGTTAAACATGTACATGAACCATGCTTCAGTTCACTTTCACTCCCATGCCTATTCCGCAGCTCGTATTTCATGTTTCATTCCCTTGCCTGTGGTTCTCAAGGAACAACCATCCAAAGAGTCACCTCCTAATTAGTTATCCATAACTAAGCATAATTTACTAACCATTTTTCTTCGACTTAAGATGGAACCCTCAGTTGACATAAACATGAACTATTAGATTCGAGAACATCTTAAATGTCTCTGCTTATGGCACATCACATAGTAAAAAGGATCCTACAGAACTTGCATCTTTTGGTGGCACACGGATTTAGGCCATAATATCACAACAGAATCAGCAATTTTGGAAATGGTGTTCGATGGATAGCTAGTTTCGCGGTTGAAGGTAAAACACCAAGAAGCGCGCTTGCAAACCCCAAATAGCTGCTGCAATAAAATGCTATTGCCAATGTCATGATCGATCCATAAAGCAGGAAGCTGTTCATTTTCCACTCTCCCTATAGGGCATAACTCATACTCTGTCAACCAACTCGTCATCAAAATGCCGGAACATCAAACTCAAGGAACAGCTTCATCGTTTCAATTAAGAGCAAGAATCCACTAAAAAAGGAAGCTTAAACATTGGCTGTTAaggatataaatatataaatctagTGTTATCTACTGACATTGATAACACAATGTCATTGATCAATGACATCGATAAAAGATTTAAGATGGTAGATGGTATCAGACGAAAGGTCCTGATTTCGAATCTTGTCCAGGCCACGTGCTGAGTTGAGCTATCTGTCACCCGCACCCACAAATGAGCGACGGTGATTTATATAGATCATATCTCATCTAATGGATTAAACTTTTAGATGCTACAgcattgataaaaaatttaagattAGCCAATATAGATCCAAGAATCTTCTCGTCCACATCAATGACACAAATTGAGCATATCCCAATGCTCTCGAGGGAAGCAAGAAAGTGAGACCGACAAGGGCAACCATCGCCGCTCCCCATTCGAGACGAATTCAACGAATTCGATCGTTTCCGTGAAGAAACGATCCAAATCAGGAAGAAGGGAAGGCGATGCCGGTTGGTACCTCGAGGTCGTGGCGACGGCCGGCGAGGCAGTGGTCGGGCCCCCTGATCTCGGTAACGCCGAAGCATCGCGGCTTCTCCGGCCGGTCCTCGTCCTCGCTGAAGCTCTTCCAACCGTAGTAGTAGTTCgatgccatctctctctctccctccttgcTCTCTCTCTCCCTGCTTACCGGCATATGAGCTGAGGGAGAAAGGATCGGAACCTTTGAGCGGGTTCTGGAAGCCTCTCCTTCCTTCCGCCAGGCGCCAGCAAAGCCAATTTCGCACGGAGAAGTTTCTATTGGGCTTTATTTGGGCCTGCGGATTAATCCTCAATTAGCTATCTTTTCTATTCTAATACTTacactttaaaaaaatatattgacatatttatagatattaaagtaaaatatataaatctatttatcataacagaatcaattttaatattttgatgtttAACATTCGCGGAATCAAAGTCTACCGTCGAAGCCATCACGACGGAGATCCATCGCCTATTCAGGTCATGTCGACGATAGGGGTGCACATCTTTGGGCCCTACTTCAATAGGTGATGAATCTTTGCAATGACTTGGCCAATAGACTTCAACTTCATGACGATAAAATAGCAATGCAGACGTTTACGTCAACGCCAACAACATCGTCATCCACCAccatcaaaacattaaaattatttttttttctttttatttttatattttcattagtaAAACTAATATCATAGGATAAATAaacctaaatattttatttttataaccataaggatatcaaaataattttttaaaatgcaCGGACCGAAATACTAAAGAGTAACTAACTACATGAgacaatatataattagctcttgtagcctatatatatatatatatatatatatatatatatatataaagtcaaattaattttatatacATTACATATATAGCAAAACCTAAAGAATTGATAGGAGAAATTGACCTTAGCCACAACAAGGAATGTTCTTGAAGCTTGTGGGCTGATAATATCACACAGCAATGACAAAGGataacagatgaatgaaaaatagGACAGCGGCAGTCGAACTAAATTGCTATCAGACACATTTCAAATCAGAGACAATTGCATAATCAAGCATATATCGACAACGGAAAAGTGTCATCTGATTGGATTCTTACAGCCAACATACTTACAATGCGTGTGCGCTGAACTAACCAACCcaatcatgaaacaaatgaaATTACAAGTTCTGGTAATCTGCCTGAGACCATTAAAATGTTTACAAAATCATTTAGCATGCTGAACCAC from Musa acuminata AAA Group cultivar baxijiao chromosome BXJ2-11, Cavendish_Baxijiao_AAA, whole genome shotgun sequence encodes:
- the LOC135626642 gene encoding small ribosomal subunit protein mS86 (rPPR1)-like, encoding MELWPARVTHLVTDPIVAMALLVRLCRCLPPLGLPLPRRLSAAPTADPAEPITAVAALSLLRSEKDPARVLSICRAAALSPNSYPDRTALSLAVSSLSAAGSPTSVRSLLDGLLSSTSAAVARPHVIVLFGQAGMLPDALRTFEASQTPSVRSLNALLFACILSKKHAEVPRIFYDFTISYGINPNLDTYNTVIKAFCESGSSRCFFSVLEEMVRMRIKPNLTTFSVALAGFYREQLFDDIRKVLWLMKKHKCHAGLSIYNVRILSLCKLKKSNEAKELLKEMRMRGMKPNWVTYDHLILGFCIEGCLDEAKVLFREMDKRGLVPESRCYFSLIYFLCKGGAFEMALEVCRKSMERNWVPCFSLMRELVNGLVSTSKFEEARDIIAKVKEKFPTNAEMWREVEGTLP
- the LOC135627583 gene encoding NDR1/HIN1-like protein 13, whose protein sequence is MPTELSSPPTLFISRPVHRTLTKRVVKLICSAFLSLLLAACVLLFVLWLALRPHRPRFHVSSFSVTGLSANGSAPLTFSFEVAVRNPNQEIAVSYDSVFVSVYYRDDRVGAAAAPAAGPFFQPPKNTTVISGKAAGVAPAAAAGTVAREARAGSVVFRLQLASVVRFRMSTWDTHRHHLHVSCDVEVGPDGLITVGSKDKRCYIYFL
- the LOC135626643 gene encoding protein HEAT-STRESS-ASSOCIATED 32-like codes for the protein MPVSRERESKEGEREMASNYYYGWKSFSEDEDRPEKPRCFGVTEIRGPDHCLAGRRHDLEDILESMGEFVDGLKFSGGSHSLMPKEFIREITELAHRHNIYVSTGDWSEHLLRKGPSSFKQYVEDCKNLGFDTIELNAGSLKLPEEALLRFVRLIKGGGLKAKPQFSVKFDRSDIPVTGDRAFGAYIAPVPPSSEIIEDVDLLIRRAERCLEAGADMIMIDADDICKYADSLRSDIIAKIIGRLGLEKTMFEASSGKTSEWFVKRYGPRVNLFVDHSEVMNLECLRGLNLGRNHTSVLGSSFFRI